The genomic segment GTCCCCATACAAATGGCAAGCCAAACATGGGACGATCACGACCGCAGTGGTCGCTATGTGGCACGCGACTTCGGCCAGAACTACCTGATGTCATTACAGGAAACAGGCAATCCGATTATCTATACCAACGGTGACAACGACACGTTCCCCTTGTGGTATAATCAGGAGACGGAAGGTTTCCGTACCGATGCCCGTACCTGTAACCTTAGTTACTTGCAGACTGACTGGTACATCGACCAAATGAAGCGTCCAGCCTACGACTCTCCTTCCCTTCCCATCACATGGGACCGCATGGAATATGTAGAAGGTACCAACGAATATGTTCCGGTACGCCCTGAATACAAAAAGAGCATCGACGCCCTCTATGCCGAAGCCGAAAAACAAGCTTTGAACGGCAACGCCGAAGCGTTAATAAACGTAAAAAAAGAATTCGGTGAAAATCCTTACGAACTCAAAAACATACTGAAATACTGGGTACGCAGCAAAAACCAAGACTTGAAGGTAATTCCTACCGACAGCATTGTCATGAAGGTGGATAAAGAAGCCGTACGCCGCAGCGGCATGATGATACCGGGCGACTCTATCCCCGACTACATGCACATCTCGTTGAAAGGCAAACGCGCCCTTTACAAGAGCGAGCTGATGATGCTTGAAATGTTGTCGGAAGCCAATTGGGAACGTCCTATCTACATTGCAGTCAGCGTGGGACCGGAAAACCAATTGAATATGGGGAACCACTTCATCCAGGAAGGCCTTACCTATCGTTTCACTCCATTCGACACAGACAAACTGGGTGTAAAGATTGATAGTGAAAAGATGTACGACAACCTGATGAACAAGTTCAAGTTCGGTGGTATCGACAAGCCGGGTATCTACATTGATGAAAATGCGATGCGTATGTGTCACTCGCACCGCCGTATCTTCTCACAGCTTGTACAGCAGTTGGTACGTGAGGGCAAGAAAGACAAGGCAAAAGCTGCACTGGACTATGCCGAAAAGATGATCCCTGCCTACAACGTACCGTACGACTGGCAAAACGGCGCTGTACAAATGGCCGAATCGTACTACCAGTTAGGAGATTCTGCAAAAGCGGACGAGATGATGAAAACGCTTGCCGACAAAGCAGTGGAATACCTCACCTGGTATCTAAGCATGGACGACAGCCGCTTCGCGATCTCTACCCGCGAATTTGAATACCATTGGGCAGTGCTTGATGCCGAAGTAAAGATTATGAAGAAATATAATTCCAAACTGGCAGAGATATACGACCCGAAGGTAAAAGAGTTATACAACTTATATATAGAAAGACTTAAACAGTGATAACCGTTAATCATCAATAATCGTGTTTATAGAACAGCCTCCTGAGTTTGTTCGTAAGTTATACCCCAGCGCAGTCTGGCGAATGGATCCGAATGAGAGAGCCGTTTATCTGACTTTTGATGACGGACCTATCCCCGGAGTAACTCCTTGGGTTCTCGACTTGCTTGACAAATATAACATAAAAGCCACCTTTTTTATGGTGGGCGACAACATTCGTAAGCATCCCGATGAATTTCAAATGGTTGTAGAAAGGGGACACCGCATCGGTAACCATACTTTCAACCATCTTAGGGGATTTGAATACAACTTCAAAGACTATATGGCAAACGCGGAGAAAGCAAACGAAGTAATGCAAACAGACCTGTTCCGCCCTCCGCATGGGCACATGGGATGGACGCAGTATATGATGCTGAAACGCCGCTATAAAATAATAATGTGGGATTTAGTGACTCGCGATTATAGTAAGAAGCTGCGTGGGCCGCAAGTGCTTGCCAATGTTATGAGATATGCACGTAATGGCTCTATCATCACATTTCACGATTCCCTAAAGTCTTGGAACAACGGCAACCTGCAATATGCATTGCCACGAGCCATAGAGTTCCTAAAGGAAGAGGGGTACGAATTCAAATTACTTTGAGAAATAAAACATGAGAGTTGAAAGTCAGGCCGCGCAATTATGCTGCATAGCGTGAACTTTCAACTCTCAACATTTCAAGGCTATGAGATTTTCAACTCATCCACGCCTTTTTTAGTTTACTTTTACCGTCAACGGATTGCGTACTTTCTGAGCAAAGTCTGCCATATACTGATTCCAGGCAGCGGCAGTCTTGATATCTGCCCTGTCCCATGCAAATCCCCAATAATACACATATTCTGAACCCGGTTCATAAT from the Bacteroides eggerthii genome contains:
- a CDS encoding polysaccharide deacetylase family protein; the encoded protein is MFIEQPPEFVRKLYPSAVWRMDPNERAVYLTFDDGPIPGVTPWVLDLLDKYNIKATFFMVGDNIRKHPDEFQMVVERGHRIGNHTFNHLRGFEYNFKDYMANAEKANEVMQTDLFRPPHGHMGWTQYMMLKRRYKIIMWDLVTRDYSKKLRGPQVLANVMRYARNGSIITFHDSLKSWNNGNLQYALPRAIEFLKEEGYEFKLL